A region of Anoplopoma fimbria isolate UVic2021 breed Golden Eagle Sablefish chromosome 24, Afim_UVic_2022, whole genome shotgun sequence DNA encodes the following proteins:
- the snrnp35 gene encoding U11/U12 small nuclear ribonucleoprotein 35 kDa protein has product MADWSPIAKVYDPLKAGSIDGTDVEPHDRAVWRAMGARYKPNKGVVGDPHLTLFVFRLNPLTTEDKLHQVFSKYGDVQRLRLVRDIVTGFSKGYAFIEYKEERAVVRARRDANKLVVDQHEVLVDFEQERTLKGWVPRRLGGGQGGKKESGQLRFGGRDRPFRKPINLAVGQLQDRGGGGGGGGGREWDRQGTRDREDRDRHREPEWGGRGRRDERDRGRERDDRRQGDRSRNRDRR; this is encoded by the coding sequence ATGGCGGACTGGAGTCCGATAGCGAAGGTGTACGACCCGCTGAAAGCCGGCAGCATCGACGGCACGGACGTGGAGCCCCATGACCGGGCGGTGTGGAGGGCTATGGGTGCCCGCTATAAACCCAACAAAGGCGTGGTAGGAGACCCGCATCTCACCCTGTTCGTGTTCAGACTGAACCCCCTCACGACAGAGGACAAACTGCACCAAGTCTTCTCCAAGTACGGAGACGTCCAGCGGCTCCGGCTGGTCCGGGACATCGTCACGGGCTTCTCCAAAGGATACGCCTTCATTGAATACAAGGAGGAGCGGGCTGTGGTCCGGGCCCGCAGGGACGCCAACAAGCTGGTGGTGGACCAGCATGAGGTGTTGGTGGATTTTGAGCAGGAGAGGACACTTAAAGGATGGGTCCCCCGGCGGCTCGGAGGCGGGCAGGGAGGGAAGAAAGAGTCCGGACAGCTGCGGTTCGGCGGCAGGGACAGGCCTTTCCGTAAACCCATCAACCTGGCGGTCGGGCAGCTGCAGGAccggggaggaggtggaggtggaggtggagggagggagtgggACCGACAGGGGACGAGGGACAGGGAGGACCGGGACCGACACAGAGAGCCCGAGTGGGgcggcagagggaggagagatgagcgagacagaggcagagagagggatgaccgcagacagggagacaggagcAGGAACCGGGACAGGAGATGA